In Terriglobales bacterium, the following are encoded in one genomic region:
- a CDS encoding radical SAM protein, with protein sequence MPELETPSYHANNFVRAFRRWFVPYVQSRVMKDEFRPLLSYLFTEWKCNVDCHYCWAFNNKVKGMTEETAVQSIDWLKSVGCRVIAIMGGEPLLRRDMILKVVDYGTKNGFFVYLPTNGILMNEDFIDRVGDAGVAAINLAVDCLEEKPGLAKNFKRIEKQFHYLVKQQRKYGYMIVFNTNMCRHNLEDVKVLTQIAHDNGISSDVHINEPPYIEQPHFQHLDDNVTYIRPDDWDRVDEVLDWLIEKNSQGYIMVNSKDHLRKMKDFMRGVTYPWNCRAGHNSCVIRTDGTLAPCFPMYSAKTDWGKVGEPKFDNQQLDEMKKVCNSHCLSTCQYVLGYYYNNANVMRWIMKQGLHGWSGRPSTDN encoded by the coding sequence ATGCCGGAGTTAGAAACCCCCAGCTACCACGCCAATAACTTTGTGCGCGCGTTCCGCCGCTGGTTTGTGCCCTACGTACAGTCCCGCGTGATGAAGGACGAATTCCGTCCTCTGCTCTCCTACCTGTTCACCGAGTGGAAGTGCAACGTGGACTGCCACTATTGCTGGGCCTTCAACAACAAAGTGAAGGGCATGACGGAAGAGACCGCCGTCCAGTCCATCGACTGGCTGAAGTCGGTAGGCTGCCGCGTGATTGCCATCATGGGCGGCGAGCCCCTGCTGCGCCGCGACATGATTCTCAAGGTGGTGGACTACGGCACCAAGAACGGCTTCTTTGTCTACCTGCCCACCAACGGCATCCTGATGAACGAGGACTTCATCGACCGGGTGGGCGACGCCGGCGTGGCCGCCATCAATCTGGCCGTGGACTGCCTGGAAGAGAAGCCCGGCCTGGCCAAGAACTTCAAGCGCATCGAGAAGCAGTTCCACTACCTGGTGAAGCAGCAGCGCAAGTACGGCTACATGATCGTCTTCAACACCAACATGTGCCGCCACAACCTGGAGGACGTGAAGGTGCTCACCCAGATCGCCCACGACAACGGCATCTCCAGCGACGTGCACATCAACGAGCCTCCCTACATCGAGCAGCCCCACTTCCAGCATCTGGACGATAACGTCACCTACATCCGCCCCGACGATTGGGACCGGGTGGACGAGGTCCTGGACTGGCTGATCGAGAAGAACTCGCAGGGCTACATCATGGTGAATTCCAAGGATCACTTGCGCAAGATGAAGGACTTCATGCGCGGGGTCACCTATCCCTGGAACTGCCGTGCCGGGCACAACTCCTGCGTCATCCGCACCGACGGGACGCTGGCGCCCTGCTTCCCCATGTACTCGGCCAAGACCGACTGGGGCAAGGTCGGAGAGCCCAAGTTCGATAACCAGCAGCTGGACGAGATGAAGAAGGTGTGCAACTCGCACTGTCTCTCCACCTGCCAGTACGTGCTGGGCTACTACTACAATAACGCCAACGTCATGCGCTGGATCATGAAGCAGGGGCTGCACGGCTGGAGCGGCCGCCCCTCCACCGACAACTAA